In Ipomoea triloba cultivar NCNSP0323 chromosome 15, ASM357664v1, one genomic interval encodes:
- the LOC116005531 gene encoding protein trichome birefringence-like 35, whose amino-acid sequence MQRCQKKRGQYPLIALVLFAFIVFSVFFNGSNIEETSPSEEHPFLVSKNISAPEFNPARELDKFSKCHNTVEYSGRGANWDAPMPESGGRREMPESCDFFSGEWVFDNTSHPLYSEFDCPYMSDQLACQKHGRPEKGYQHWRWQPHGCDLKRWNATEMWEKLRGKRLMFVGDSLNRNQWMSMVCMLQSVIPSNKRYMSPQQHLSIFRTEEYNASVEFLWAPLLVESNSDHPVDHRLSERILRPDSLLRHLSHWRNADILVFNSYLWWRQGPVKLLWSNEQNGACEEIDGLRGMELAMRAWADWVASNVDPLKKQVFFVTMSPTHQSKEEWEPGSEGNCYDEKLPITNRDYWGNGSDAATMQMVGRVLGDLGTKVSVLNITKLSEYRKDGHPTIYRKFWEALSPEKLANPASYSDCIHWCLPGVPDVWNELLFQFL is encoded by the exons ATGCAGAGGTGCCAGAAGAAGAGAGGGCAGTACCCTTTGATTGCTCTTGTCTTGTTTGCGTTCATAGTCTTCTCCGTCTTCTTCAATGGGAGCAACATTGAAGAAACATCTCCATCCGAGGAACACCCTTTTCTCGTATCCAAGAATATCTCCGCCCCAGAGTTTAACCCAG CTAGGGAATTGGATAAGTTTAGTAAATGCCACAACACGGTAGAATATAGTGGCAGGGGAGCCAATTGGGATGCTCCCATGCCAGAGTCTGGTGGTAGACGAGAAATGCCAGAGAGTTGTGACTTCTTCTCGGGCGAGTGGGTCTTTGATAACACTTCACATCCACTTTACAGTGAGTTTGACTGCCCTTATATGTCTGATCAATTGGCGTGCCAAAAGCATGGAAGGCCCGAGAAGGGTTACCAGCATTGGAGATGGCAACCCCACGGCTGCGATTTGAAGAG ATGGAATGCAACTGAAATGTGGGAGAAGTTGAGGGGCAAAAGACTAATGTTTGTCGGGGATTCATTGAATAGAAACCAATGGATGTCAATGGTGTGTATGTTGCAGTCCGTGATTCCGTCTAATAAGCGATACATGTCACCGCAGCAACATCTTTCAATCTTTAGAACAGAG GAGTATAATGCCAGTGTGGAATTTCTCTGGGCACCGCTTCTTGTGGAATCAAATTCTGATCATCCCGTTGATCATAGGTTGTCGGAGCGAATTCTCCGTCCCGATTCACTTCTCAGGCATTTGTCACACTGGAGAAATGCTGATATATTAGTCTTCAATTCTTACCTATGGTGGAGGCAAGGACCAGTCAAACTGTT ATGGAGCAATGAGCAAAATGGAGCATGTGAAGAAATAGATGGACTACGAGGCATGGAGTTGGCCATGAGAGCCTGGGCGGATTGGGTGGCATCTAACGTTGACCCCTTGAAGAAGCAAGTATTTTTTGTTACCATGTCTCCCACACATCAATC GAAGGAAGAATGGGAACCGGGAAGCGAAGGAAACTGTTACGACGAGAAACTCCCCATCACAAACAGAGACTACTGGGGAAACGGCTCTGATGCCGCTACAATGCAGATGGTGGGAAGGGTGTTGGGCGATCTGGGCACAAAAGTTTCGGTTCTCAACATCACCAAGCTTTCAGAATACAGGAAGGATGGCCATCCCACCATCTACCGTAAGTTTTGGGAGGCCTTGTCCCCTGAAAAACTAGCAAACCCTGCGAGTTACTCGGATTGTATACACTGGTGCTTGCCAGGCGTGCCCGACGTGTGGAATGAACTGCTGTTCCAGTTTTTGTGA
- the LOC116007595 gene encoding protein trichome birefringence-like 34, producing the protein MTHIYRIETGEMGYHQEIKTSRKMGSTDQRAAGHHASSWIIRYNLHSIIGSFLLAFVVVTFYMTGDTGDVVQSQVHQISRKGAGLSQRCNLFSGRWVYDNESDPLYKEQECSFMVEDFACQKYGRKDFEYQHWKWQPHDCDLPRFNATKLMEKLGGKRLIFVGDSLIKNQWMSLVCMVESSLAPSFKSSIWKGNLITFESKEYNATIDFYWSPLLVESNCDDPINHHVRDRIARIKAIEKHARHWSDADIVVFDSFMWWLEPTMTLLWGSFDSQDAVYKTVAMKLRRYEMALETWSDWLEFNVNRTRTQLFFMSLSPYHKLAGDWGMPEDQNCYNETQPISRMDYWGRGSDKGMMRTAERVIQRLESRGLRIQYMNITQLSDYRKDAHTSVYKKQWQPPTREQLLDPKSYSDCVHWCLPGVPDVWNQILYTYIMVQDS; encoded by the exons ATGACTCACATATACAGAATCGAGACTGGAGAAATGGGATACCACCAG GAAATCAAAACAAGTAGAAAAATGGGAAGCACAGATCAGAGAGCAGCAGGGCATCATGCTTCCTCTTGGATTATCAGATACAACCTCCATTCCATCATTGGGAGCTTTCTTCTGGCATTTGTGGTTGTCACATTTTACATGACTGGGGATACTGGAGATGTGGTCCAGAGCCAAGTGCATCAGATTTCGCGAAAGGGGGCGGGATTGAGCCAAAGGTGCAATTTGTTCTCAGGGAGATGGGTTTATGACAACGAATCGGATCCGTTGTACAAGGAGCAAGAGTGTTCTTTCATGGTGGAAGATTTTGCTTGTCAGAAATATGGGAGAAAGGACTTTGAGTATCAGCATTGGAAGTGGCAGCCCCATGATTGTGATCTCCCAag GTTTAATGCTACTAAATTAATGGAGAAGCTGGGTGGGAAGAGGCTTATATTTGTAGGAGATTCTCTGATCAAGAACCAGTGGATGTCATTGGTGTGCATGGTTGAATCTTCTTTAGCTCCATCTTTCAAATCCTCCATTTGGAAAGGCAATTTGATAACTTTTGAATCCAAG GAATACAATGCGACAATCGACTTCTATTGGTCGCCATTGCTGGTGGAATCCAACTGTGATGATCCAATTAACCATCATGTCCGGGATCGAATTGCCAGAATAAAGGCAATTGAGAAGCATGCCAGGCACTGGAGTGATGCAGATATTGTGGTTTTTGATTCCTTTATGTGGTGGCTAGAGCCCACCATGACCCTCCT GTGGGGGTCATTCGATAGCCAGGATGCAGTGTACAAGACGGTAGCAATGAAGCTTCGTCGCTATGAAATGGCACTGGAAACATGGTCGGATTGGCTCGAGTTCAACGTCAACAGAACAAGAACACAGCTGTTCTTCATGAGCCTCTCCCCTTACCATAAACT GGCAGGGGATTGGGGCATGCCGGAGGATCAGAACTGCTACAATGAAACACAACCAATTTCAAGAATGGACTACTGGGGAAGGGGATCAGATAAAGGAATGATGCGCACTGCAGAGAGAGTTATACAGCGGCTGGAGAGCAGAGGTCTGAGAATCCAATACATGAACATAACACAACTCTCAGATTACAGAAAAGATGCTCACACTTCCGTTTACAAGAAGCAGTGGCAACCTCCAACGAGAGAACAGTTGTTGGACCCCAAGAGCTACTCAGATTGTGTGCATTGGTGCCTCCCTGGAGTCCCTGATGTTTGGAATCAAATTCTTTATACCTACATTATGGTTCAGGATTCATAG
- the LOC116007218 gene encoding protein trichome birefringence-like 34, translated as MTTTLMNSNNPAASSLRSCMAKAHQLLSPSPSPATPWDIRCSFHSLTALLVALLVLGAVFLTGETENFLFNGEGSTIQRRRESVMDDAPPPSSSSSKCDLFSGKWVYDNRSYPLYKEQECSFMSDQLACQKFGRKDLDYQHWRWQPNQCDLPRFNATALLQKLRNKRLVFVGDSLNRGQWVSLVCLVDSAITPSSKSMHYKYNASLIIFKAKEYNATIEFYWAPLLVESNSDDPVHHRLPERIVRANAMEKHGRRWTDADYLVFNTYLWWRRPHIKVLWGSFDDERSDGIYKEVEMVRSYEMALKTWSDWLEIHVNRSKTQLFFISMSPIHERAEEWGKEVGESCYGETEAIKKEGYSGKGSDPKMMKVVEGAIDELKGRGVKVGLINITQLSEYRKEGHPSIYKKQWEPLTPEQIAKPKAYSDCIHWCLPGVPDVWNELLYAHIFNYV; from the exons ATGACAACAACATTAATGAATAGTAATAACCCCGCCGCCTCATCATTGAGAAGCTGCATGGCCAAAGCTCACCAATTGCTTTCACCATCGCCCTCTCCAGCAACCCCTTGGGACATCAGGTGCTCTTTCCACTCCCTCACAGCCCTCCTCGTCGCCCTTCTCGTCCTCGGAGCCGTTTTTCTCACCGGAGAGACCGAGAACTTCTTGTTCAACGGCGAGGGTAGTACCATCCAGCGCCGCCGAGAAAGCGTTATGGACGACGCGCCGCCGCCGTCGTCATCGTCGTCCAAGTGTGATCTGTTTTCGGGGAAATGGGTATACGACAACAGGTCGTATCCTTTGTACAAGGAACAAGAGTGCAGCTTCATGTCCGACCAATTGGCCTGCCAGAAGTTCGGAAGAAAAGATTTGGACTATCAACATTGGAGGTGGCAACCTAATCAATGCGATCTTCCAAG GTTCAACGCCACAGCATTGCTCCAGAAACTAAGGAATAAGAGGCTAGTTTTTGTTGGGGATTCTTTGAATAGAGGGCAGTGGGTTTCCTTGGTCTGCCTTGTTGATTCTGCCATTACACCTTCCTCCAAATCCATGCACTACAAGTACAATGCCTCCTTGATCATTTTCAAGGCCAAA gAATATAATGCAACAATTGAATTCTACTGGGCACCATTATTGGTGGAATCGAATTCTGACGATCCGGTGCACCACCGGCTGCCGGAGAGGATAGTGAGAGCCAACGCAATGGAAAAGCACGGCAGGCGGTGGACTGATGCCGATTATCTGGTCTTCAACACTTATCTCTGGTGGAGACGACCCCATATCAAAGTCTT GTGGGGTTCATTTGACGATGAAAGGAGCGACGGAATCTACAAAGAAGTAGAAATGGTCCGCAGCTACGAAATGGCCTTGAAAACATGGTCCGACTGGCTCGAAATCCACGTCAATCGTTCCAAAACCCAATTGTTTTTCATAAGCATGTCCCCCATCCATGAAAG GGCGGAAGAGTGGGGGAAAGAGGTAGGGGAGAGTTGCTACGGGGAGACGGAGGCAATAAAGAAAGAGGGATACTCGGGGAAAGGGTCGGATCCGAAGATGATGAAAGTGGTGGAAGGCGCCATTGATGAACTGAAAGGGAGAGGCGTAAAGGTGGGACTCATAAACATAACGCAGCTATCAGAGTACAGAAAAGAAGGGCATCCTTCAATATATAAAAAGCAATGGGAACCATTGACACCGGAACAAATAGCAAAGCCCAAAGCCTACTCAGATTGCATCCATTGGTGCCTTCCTGGAGTTCCTGATGTCTGGAACGAACTCCTCTATGCTCACATTTTCAATTACGTctaa
- the LOC116006734 gene encoding valine--tRNA ligase, mitochondrial 1-like, whose translation MAGIEAKSQEMQNYGKNEAGAASEGKQLTPQELEKKKKKEEKAREKELKKLKAAHKAEAAKIQAQQAANASKTSRKKSSKREGGDENPEDYVDPETPLGEKKKLSTQMAKAYNPSAVEKSWYAWWEKSKFFVADPSSSKPPFVIVFPPPNVTGALHIGHALTSAIEDMIIRWRRMSGYNTLWVPGVDHAGIATQVVVEKKIMREKKLTRHDIGREKFVAEVWDWKNEYGGTILKQLRRLGASLDWSRECFTMDEKRSKAVIEAFVRLSNEGLIYRAPRMVHWGCVLRTAISDIEVDYIDVKERTLLKVPGYAEPVEFGVLTSFAYPLEGGLGEIIVATTRIETMLGDTAIAIHPEDERYHHLHGKFAVHPFNGRKLPIVCDEILVDMNFGTGAVKITPAHDPNDFEVGKRHNLELINILTDDGKINSNGGPDFEGMPRFKARLAVTEALKAKGLYRDAKNNEMRIGICSRSNDIVEPLVKPQWFVDCKSMAKQALDAVMDENSRKMEIIPKQYAADWKRWLENIRDWCVSRQLWWGHRIPAWYVMLEDDEHQEFRVYDDHWVVARNESEAREVARQKFPQKFELSQDPDVLDTWFSAGLFPLTALGWPDDTEDLKAFYPTSVLETGHDIIFFWVARMMMFGIKLGGDVPFTKVYLHPMIRDAHGRKMSKSLGNVIDPLEVINGITLEGLHKRLEEGNFDPLELRTAKEGQKKDFPNGIQECGADALRFALISYTAQSDKINLDIQRVVGYRQWCNKLWNAIRFAMSKLGDNYMPPAEIVPHTIPFSCQWIISALNKAISKTVSALESFEFSDATTSVYSWWQFQLCDVFIELIKPYFASEDPSFASARKSAQDALWLCLDNGLRLLHPFMPFVTEELWQRLPTKSDCSKKESIVISEYPSTVESWNNDRVEDEMEKVISVVKGLRSKRALLPPKERFERRAAFVLCRTNEFLKIVKNRELEISTLASLSSLKVSGDIDSAPTGWLTEVIDESLTVFLEEKANSSNPEAELERLRKKMEETKRQHDNLSKIMSALGYKEKVPPNVHDENMSKLTALLQELQLFEENIERLENQIANT comes from the exons ATG GCTGGAATAGAGGCAAAATCACAGGAGATGCAGAATTATGGCAAAAATGAG GCGGGGGCAGCGTCGGAGGGAAAACAGTTGACTCCTCAAGAGcttgaaaagaagaagaagaaagaggaaaAG GCCAGAgagaaagaattgaagaaacTCAAGGCTGCACACAAAGCAGAAGCAGCTAAAATTCAG GCACAACAAGCTGCCAATGCTTCCAAGACATCTAGGAAGAAAAGCTCAAAAAGAGAGGGTGGAGATGAGAACCCGGAAGATTATGTTGATCCAGAAACACCCTTGGGGGAGAAGAAAAAACTTTCCACTCAGATGGCAAAGGCATACAATCCTAGCGCTGTTGAAAAATC ATGGTATGCATGGTGGGAAAAATCAAAATTCTTTGTGGCTGACCCCAGCAGCTCCAAGCCACCTTTTGTAATT GTTTTTCCACCGCCCAATGTTACTGGTGCACTACATATAGGCCATGCTTTGACCTCTGCGATTGAG gATATGATTATTCGCTGGCGGAGAATGTCTGGGTACAATACTTTGTGGGTCCCTGGAGTGGATCATGCTGGAATAGCAACACAG GTGGTCGTGGAGAAGAAGATCATGCGGGAAAAGAAATTGACTAGGCATGACATTGGCCGTGAAAAGTTTGTGGCAGAA GTGTGGGACTGGAAAAATGAATATGGCGGAACAATATTAAAGCAACTTCGACGCTTAGGTGCATCTCTTGACTGGTCCCGTGAG TGCTTTACCATGGATGAAAAACGATCGAAAGCTGTTATTGAAGCATTTGTTAGACTATCCAATGAAGGTCTTATCTACAG GGCTCCACGCATGGTACATTGGGGTTGTGTTTTGCGAACAGCTATATCTGACATTGAG GTTGATTATATAGATGTTAAAGAGAGAACATTGCTTAAGGTTCCTGGATATGCAGAACCTGTGGAGTTTGGGGTTCTTACTTCATTTGCTTATCCTCTAGAAGGAGGGCTTGGTGAGATTATTGTGGCCACCACGAGGATTGAAACAATGCTTGGGGATACAGCAATTGCTATACATCCTGAAGATGAAAGATACCACCATCTTCATGGGAAATTTGCGGTTCATCCATTTAATGGAAGAAAGCTTCCAATAGTTTGTGATGAAATTCTTGTAGATATGAACTTTGGGACTGGTGCTGTTAAG ATAACTCCGGCACATGATCCAAATGATTTTGAGGTAGGGAAGCGTCACAATCTTGAGCTCATTAACATTTTAACTGATGATGGGAAAATAAATAGCAATGGTGGTCCAGATTTTGAAGGGATGCCTCGTTTCAAAGCACGTTTGGCTGTGACTGAAGCATTAAAGGCAAAG GGACTCTATCGGGATgctaaaaataatgaaatgcGCATTGGTATTTGTTCAAGAAGTAATGATATAGTGGAGCCCCTAGTTAAACCTCAGTGGTTTGTTGACTGTAAAAGTATGGCAAAACAGGCTCTTGATGCTGTTATGGATGAAAATAGTCGGAAAATGGAGATAATCCCGAAACAATATGCTGCTGACTGGAAGAG ATGGCTTGAAAATATCCGTGATTGGTGCGTTTCACGTCAGCTTTGGTGGGGTCACCGCATTCCCGCATGGTATGTGATGTTAGAGGATGATGAACATCAGGAATTTCGCGTCTATGATGACCACTGGGTGGTTGCTAGAAACGAATCTGAGGCTCGAGAGGTGGCTCGCCAAAAATTTCCCCAGAAGTTTGAGCTGTCTCAAGATCCTGATGTACTTGACACCTGGTTTTCTGCTGGTCTTTTTCCACTTACTGCATTGGGCTGGCCAGATGATACTGAAGATTTAAAGGCATTTTATCCAACTTCTGTTCTTGAAACTGGtcatgatattatatttttctggGTAGCTCGTATGATGATGTTCGGAATCAAGCTGGGAGGTGATGTGCCATTTACAAAG GTATATTTGCATCCCATGATTCGTGATGCCCACGGGCGTAAAATGTCCAAGTCTCTTGGTAATGTCATTGATCCACTTGAGGTTATCAATGGCATTACACTTGAAGGTCTTCATAAGAGACTAGAGGAAGGCAATTTCGATCCGCTGGAGTTAAGAACTGCTAAAGAAGGTCAGAAGAAGGACTTTCCTAATGGTATTCAGGAATGTGGTGCAGATGCTCTTCGTTTTGCCCTTATTTCATACACTGCTCAG TCAGATAAAATCAATCTGGATATTCAGCGGGTGGTTGGGTATCGTCAATGGTGTAACAAACTATGGAATGCAATCCGCTTTGCCATGAGCAAACTAGGAGACAATTACATGCCTCCAGCAGAAATAGTCCCACATACCATACCGTTTAGCTGCCAATGGATAATCTCTGCACTAAACAAGGCCATATCAAAGACTGTGTCAGCTCTAGAATCTTTCGAATTCTCTGATGCAACGACATCAGTATATTCATGGTGGCAATTTCAATTATGTGACGTCTTTATTGAACTCATCAAGCCGTATTTTGCTAGTGAAGATCCATCATTTGCATCTGCAAGAAAATCTGCACAAGATGCATTATGGTTGTGCTTGGATAATGGGCTACGGTTACTTCACCCGTTCATGCCATTTGTCACGGAGGAACTGTGGCAGCGTCTTCCCACTAAGAGTGATTGTTCCAAGAAAGAATCTATAGTTATAAGCGAATATCCTTCAACTGTTGAG AGCTGGAATAATGATAGAGTTGAAGATGAGATGGAAAAGGTAATATCTGTAGTAAAAGGGCTACGGTCAAAGAGAGCATTGCTACCTCCAAAGGAAAGATTTGAAAG GCGAGCGGCTTTTGTGCTGTGTCGGACTaatgaatttttgaaaatagtCAAAAACCGTGAATTGGAGATCTCTACACTCGCTAGTTTGTCATCGTTGAAG GTCTCGGGTGATATTGATTCTGCTCCAACTGGATGGTTGACAGAAGTCATAGATGAATCTCTAACCGTCTTCCTAGAAGAAAAAGCAAACTCGAGTAATCCAGAAGCCGAGCTTGAAAGGCTGAGGAAAAAGATGGAGGAGACCAAAAG GCAACATGACAACCTATCGAAGATCATGAGTGCCTTGGGATATAAAGAGAAAGTTCCTCCTAATGTTCACGACGAGAATATGTCTAAGCTCACTGCCCTTTTGCAGGAACTGcaattatttgaagaaaatattgaaCGTCTGGAAAATCAAATCGCAAACACCTAA